A window of Phaseolus vulgaris cultivar G19833 chromosome 4, P. vulgaris v2.0, whole genome shotgun sequence genomic DNA:
AAAAAGTTAACATTACTTCTGTTTGGGTCTCACCCTAGTTTAGGTTTTTTTATTATGGATATTCAGATCAGAGAACTTCCAAATATGCttccctttcttctttgttgttcttttttGTTAGTGTGGGTGTGGTTGGTTTTGGCTAgtatgtttttctctttttattccTACGTTATGAATTTGGCTACATGAATTCTAATAAGCTGCGACATATGTGCTTATCATTGATTCATGAAGCTACAATTACCTTAAACCCTTCTTAGTAGTAGTAGTTACCAACATGGCAGTTGAATTGAGATACACATGATGTATCATAGAggttatattttgaattgtgaaTAGTTTAGTATTGCGAATAGTAAGattcataaacattaaaaatgaaACTTATACTTAAATATAAgatatataaatatgaaaaatacaattattaacaACCACTTAGTAAAAAAGAGAGGTTATATGTGTATTTATGCTGCACAGCAAAGCAACACAACCACAGAAAAAGCACTGTTGTTGCATAAAATTCCTATAACAATGGCTATATGCTACCAAACAAAATTTTCATTATACTCATCCAAAAATAAGTGTTGTTGCTGCTAGTGCATAATTACTGCAGACTATGGTTGTTGCTATTGCTACACATACTAAACAGCCTAAAAAATCCTATGAAATCATTCTTGTTTCATCCTCTTCTCCAAGATGTACATCACTTgagtcattttcattttctactgaaagctcttcctcttcttcaatGTCTTCAACTTCTTCCTCATGTTCTACTATGGCTCATGTCCTACTATGGATTTTCCATTTTTATTGATCTTGGCATTAAGTTTCGAGGACCTATATgagcaaaaagaaaaacaaataagtTATAGTTCTAGTTTGAACTTTCAATTCTAACTTCTaagaattttaaatataaataattaccttttcctttatttttggAGCTTGCTAACATCAAACAAAACACTCATGTACATCCATCCTTGAGAATCAATAGGCTAGCAAGGATTTCTTTTAGTGATTCATTCATCATCCGATTCAATATCTGACAAACATATGAAATCGTAGgagtaaatattttaagaatcaTGTACATTTTCTAGTTTCTATTTTTTCCCCAACGTCACTTTATACATCAGGTAGATTGTTTGCCACAATCACAATTCACTGTCTACATCATTGTTCATTGTGCAACTACTTTTTGGCAAGCCTTTAACTGTCGATGGTTTTCTGACAAATACTATTTTACAACCAGTGTTTTTTAGGAAATACTATTTGTCATAGATGTTTTTTTGATGATTTATTCTTCGGTTGAGCTTTTTCTAGATGAGATTAATGTTCATTGCTTTTTGATAGTCACCATGCCCTTTGAGCACTTTTGCTTCCTAGGAACAACTGCACTCccaaaacatttagttaagacTGAAAAAAGGATGAAAAGGGCTAAGTTGTTATGCCACCCAATCATGTGTGAAAACAAAATATGCACTTTACTTGTTGTCTATTTTAGGAAGACTATCACAATTGTTCCAAGTAATATCAGACTCCCTTTTTTATTTACCCACCCACTTTTATAAAGCCAGAGTCCAGCAGAAAACTCACTTAGCAGTAGCACATGTTAAACAAGGGAAGGGACCAACAGTAAGCAAGGTTATCAAACCCTATGGTTAACTAGTAAACCCTAACGAGTTTAAGGGTCTATTGAAGGGTCACAAGTTGACTTGTGAGTAAACTCgtttttgagtgaactttgagCAGACTCGGTCAAACTCGATGAACACGGTGCAAATTCGCGAGTTCGAGGCTGAGTCACCGAGTTGTGAAAAAAAAGCCCACCTTGCCACACTGCCTCACAGTGCTGCGCTGCCTCGTTTCGCAGCGTTGCGCCCCTCCTCGCAGCACCGCATAGCATGTATGTTGATGTGCTGTGGGTTTTGCAGGGCTTAGGTTTTAGGGTTGGGAAGATTGGGCTTAGGGTTAGGGATTTTTAAATTGGGTTGGGGCTTTTTAACTGATTGGATTTAGGGTTATTTTTAGGTTGGTTTTGGGAATTTTTGGACAGATTGGGGATTTTTGGGCAGattttgaactttttttatttatttttggcagattgattatttttcttttagatttttggcaaattataagatttttttgttaatttttttatatgaagtaGACTCTTACGAGTCTACGAGTCGGGTTTACAGACCTCCCACGAGTCTGAGTAGACTCTCAAGTCTAATAACCTTGGCAGTAAGGGTTCAGCACTGCAGCAACACGTGTTGTTGAGTACATTTAAGGACCACCAGCATTTATAGTTTATGAAGTGTTGACATGAAGAGAAGACAAAGATAAGTGGGTGACAGGTGTAGGTGAAGAGAGATTGTGGCTAAGTGTCTAGAAGTAAGGAAAAGGCAAAATAATAAGTGGGCATGACTAGAGGGAATTGAACGATCTTTTTTCCTCACTACCCACTTATTATTGCTCAAAAATTCAAAGCAGACCCAAAAACGGTCTCACCCACAGTTCAGTTTACAATTCAAACCAGAATTGCGATTCGTGCAATTTCAAAAGTGATTTGGGAGCAAAAATGAGTGTTGCAGCGATTTGCATCACAGGTAGAGAATCATATTGTATCAAATGATACTTTACTACCATGATCTCCAACCATTTTCTTTTGCATCTCCCTCCACCTATCTGTCAAGTTTGAACATGACACTGATAGTTTGTCATCTCACGTCATGTATGCACCTGTGTGTATTGTTGTTTAGATGAGTGAAACATCTTAAACATTTATAACTTTCTCTCGTGTGATCTCTGCCCTTATCTTATCCTTTCTGTCCATTCATTATATCATTTATGTGATTGTAAACTTTTGCACAATTTTGCATTAACTGCCCATTATTTCCATACAACACTTCAGGTCTAATTAGAGTTTAGTAAATCATTGTCctcaatttctttttttttacatttcacATATACAATGTATTTCAGGCTCCTTACTTTAATCGTACTTGTATTTCAATACGTGACCTCATAATTGACCTTTGTCCTCTGAACTGGACTACTGGACTCCTTTTTGTCTCTAAAGCATTTCTTTGCTTGCCTCAAACCTATTCGTATGGGAAACTTCTTTGTTAGACCTCCACATGTCCGAAGTGTTTCTATTGTCTTAAATATATTCCTGTTCATTTGAATAGGTGCTATCTCATGGTGCAAAATTTTCCAGTGGATATAATATGTTGGGACTTCATTATAGGCTTTCTTGAAATCTGTAGATATTGTAAGATCTGAATTTCTACTGTGGTATACTTTATAGCATTCCAGGGTGATGAATTAACTTAGTAGTGAATCATCTTGTATCCAAACTGAGTTTTGGAACGCTAGCTGTTCCTTAGCATCTGTTCTATCACTTCTGTAGTTTCGTGGTGTGACTTACCAAGGTTCCTTTTTCAGTTAGCAAAAGTTTTGGCATTTCCCTTGTCCGTAAATAGCTGTAACTTCCTTCATTCACCTAGCATTATTTTGTTCTTTACATTAATGAGGATAACAAGCTAGGTTATTTCCTCTTGTTGAGGTTTCTGATTATATAACTGATACATAATGGAAAAGTTAACAAAATAGTTCTTCCATTCTATCATTAATTCTGTGGTCTTTGTCAAATACCTTTTATTTTTACTGACACTTATGTTAGTTTCTTTATTCTTCTTTCTCATAATGTCTTGGCCAAGTCTCTCAGGCTAAACACACACATACAATAACACAGCTGCTCTGGATCTTCTTATTTTCTTAACATTATGTTATGTAATTCCAGATGCCTCAAAAAATGGTGTTGCACAGGAGACAATACAAAATACTATTCGCAGAGCTAGCAAGGCAATGACAGAGCAAGAGGCTCAACAGATTCTTGGTGTTTCTGCGGAAACTCCCTGGGAGGAGATTATCAAGGTTAGTATATCATCTATGCTGTGGGTATATTACCcatttgttttcaaatttataattttctaatGAGAGGAATTCATTTTGGAGGACAGCATATTTTGAATAGCCTTCAGTTGGAAATCGATAACTAAAAGTCTAAAACTACTTTTGAACTCAAATACAAGTGAAAATCCTAGCTTCACACTAATTAAGAactttagttaaatttatttcattttgtgAATTCTTAAGGAATTATATTTCCTATGCTAGCCTTAATAATGGCATTAAATAGAGTTAACTCGGTTAGAAtttgcttatattttttttcagtagcaattttttttgtttaaccTTGAGTCTGGAGGAAGCATGTGATAAAGTAAAAGCTTACATATTATGTATTTTACTggtttttatatttgaaaattgCCAATTTTTTTCGTTTTTGCTCAATTTAAACCCTCCACTTTTTTGTCTTCTATTTTCTACACACACAACTTTCGTCCCTCACACTTCAATGATCTGTACAACAAGCAggtcaaatttgtttttcatgactgggaTGCTGCTTACAAAGATTACCAAGTAACTTGCACAGTAACTTAACAGAGCTAAACTAAAGGATGAAATGAAAGTTTAGATATTTAGGAAATGCAATGAAAAAAGGGGGATTTAAAAGTGGGCGAAAACCAACACCTGGCAATTTACCCGGAGAAAAAACTCCGtgaaccatatatatatatatatatatatatatatatatatatatatcatgatTCTGAAATGCATTTGATTTTACAATTAATGGTCATGACTTCTCAATTTTTTATGCCGAACTATACCTCATTTCAGAGGGCTAAACTGTTCttgttttaataatttcttaaatatttctTGCGATGCAGAAATATGACAATTTGTTTGAGAGCAATGCCAAGAGTGGGAGTTTCTATCTCCAGTCCAAAGTTCAACGTGCCAAGGAATGTCTAGAGGAAGTTCAACAAGGCAAGAGTCAGAATACCCCTAGTTGAGAACTTATATTTTCGCCACTTAATATAACCCTTGTGAAATCATTTTGGCGTACATGCTTGTATACGATTTGCGTTATCAGAAGCGTCTGAACTATAATTTTGATTACTATAAAGAAAATGTACATGATTAGTTTGGGATTGACTGCAAATAAGGGATACTGCCTATAGAACTAAACTAccctattattattattatctttaacACAATGAAAATTAGAATGGTATACGATTTGCGTTATCAGAAGCGTCTGAACTATAATTTTGATTACTATAAAGAAAATGTACATGATTAGTTTGGGATTGACTGCAAATAAGGGATACTGCCTATAGAACTAAACTAccctattattattattatctttaacACAATGAAAATTAGAATGGTAGCCAATGATAGTAATGTGGTCAAAAACAGTTGCACGTTTCTTTACTTAATTGGCATTAGAATTTTGGCATCTTTCACTTTCAGTTCACTTCTCATATTCATACTCCATAATCACCTTTGTCATCTACTGTAAATGCATTAACACTAGGTCACATGTATATTTTGTCTTCATAATCTTTGTTGTGTTTTGGTGATGAATGTCTTTTCTGTCAAGGTTGGTGATGCATAGAAATGCCTCTGTATTGTTTGTTGGACTAGGTGGTAAATTGCTTGAGAGAAATGAGAAAAGAGATGTGAAGAAAGAGTAGGAACAAATGTGTTATCTGGATAAATAAATAGCAATTGTATTTTTCACTTGTTTAAAGGGATAATAAGTGAATTGTTCTGATTCTT
This region includes:
- the LOC137837375 gene encoding mitochondrial import inner membrane translocase subunit PAM16 like 2-like, with protein sequence MAAKILANLIVMGGGILARAVVTAYRQALTNASKNGVAQETIQNTIRRASKAMTEQEAQQILGVSAETPWEEIIKKYDNLFESNAKSGSFYLQSKVQRAKECLEEVQQGKSQNTPS